Genomic segment of Chitinivorax sp. PXF-14:
GCCAGAAGGGCCATACCGAGCTCTATCGCGGCGCCGAATACGTGGTTGATTTCCTGCCCAAGGTGAAGATCGAAGCGGCGGTCAAAGATGAGATCCTCGACCAGGTCATCGAGGCCATCGAGAAGTCGGCCAATACCGGCAAGATCGGCGACGGCAAGATTTTTGTGTTCGACCTTCAACAGGTCATCCGCATCCGCACCGGCGAGACCGGCGCCGACGCCCTGTAACATTCCAAGGAGAGGGACTCATGAAGAAGTTACTCGCGACACTGGCCCTGTTCGGGGCCATGCTCGCCGCCCCGAGTTGGGCGGATGATGTCAAGCCGGCCGATACCGCGCCGGCTGCCACGGCTGCGGCACCTGCCGCCGCGCCGGTGGCCGCCCCTGCCACAGAGGTCAAGCCGGCAGATACCGCCGCACCCGCTGCCGCCACTGCGGCACCTGCAGTCGCGGCGCCCGCCCCAGTGCCCAACAAGGGCGACAATGCCTGGCTGATCGTCGCAGCGGCACTGGTGATCCTGATGTCGATCCCTGGTCTGGCGCTGTTCTACGGCGGCCTGGTGCGCTCCAAGAACATGCTGTCGGTGCTGATGCAGGTGTTCTCGGTGTTCTCGCTGATCTCTCTGCTGTGGGTCGTGTACGGCTACAGCGTGGCGTTCACCGAGGGTAACGCGTACTTCGGCGGCTTCTCCAAGCTGTTGCTCAAGGGCATTACGCCGGATTCGGTGGCTGCGACCTTCACCAAGGGCGTGGTGGTTTCCGAGTTCATCTATGTCGTGTTCCAGGGCGCGTTTGCAGCCATCACCTGCGGCCTGATCGTCGGTGCCTTTGCCGAGCGCGTGAAGTTCTCCGCCGTGCTGCTGTTCTGCGTGCTGTGGTTCACCTTTGCCTACCTGCCGATGGCGCACATCGTCTGGTACTGGGCTGGCCCGGATGCCTACACCACGCAGGCTGCCGCTGATGCTGCGACCGCGACTGCCGGCCTGATGTTCCAAAAGGGTGCACTCGACTTCGCCGGTGGCACCGTGGTTCACATCAACGCCGCAATGGCCGGCCTGGTGGGTGCCTACATGGTGGGCAAGCGCGTTGGCTACGGCAAGGATGCGATGACCCCGCACAGCCTGACCATGACCATGATCGGTGCCTCGCTGCTGTGGTTCGGCTGGTTCGGCTTCAACGCCGGTTCCGCACTCGAAGCCAACGGCGTGGCTGCCCTCGCCTTCGTCAACACCTGGGTGGCCACTGCTGCCGCGGCTTGCGCATGGCTGTTCGCCGAATGGCTGCTGAAGGGCAAGCCCTCGCTGCTCGGTGCTGCATCGGGTGCCGTTGCCGGCCTGGTTGCGATCACCCCGGCTTGCGGTTTCGTTGGCGTCGGTGGTGCGATCGTCATCGGCCTGCTGGCTGGCGCGGTCTGCCTGTGGGGCGTGCATGGCCTGAAGAAGCTGCTCGGTGCCGATGATGCGCTCGACGTGTTCGGGGTGCATGGCGTGGGTGGTATCCTCGGCGCGCTGCTGACTGGTGTGTTCGCCTCGCCCGACCTCGGTGGTACCGGCGTGTGGGACTATGTTGCCAACGCCGTCACGCCGAACTACTCGATCGCGGCGCAAGTCAAGATCCAGGCCATGGGCGTGGGCCTGACCCTGCTCTGGTCCGGTATTGTGTCGGTTGTCGCTTACAAGCTCGTCGATATCGTGATCGGCCTGCGTGTCAGCGAAGAAAGCGAGCGCGAAGGTCTGGACGTGACTTCGCACGGCGAAAAGGCATACAACATGTAATCCGAACGGATCACGGTTGTTCAGGAAAAGGGCGCTGCGGCGCCCTTTTCCGTTCGCTGCCGGCCCATCGTGTGCGGGTAGGCACGCACGCCGGGCTGGCTGTGGGCGGGCAGGCCCGAAACGTCGGAATTGACGGTTTTGTCCCGGCCGGGCGCCATGCTATGCTGCACGCGATTTTCACCGGGCTCGCCCCGTCATCCAAGGTTTTCTGCCCCATGTCAGTCCAGCAATACGACGAATCTTCGGTCAAGGTGCTCAAGGGTCTGGAGCCGGTCAAGCACCGGCCCGGCATGTATACCCGCACCGAAAACCCGCTCCACATCATCCAGGAAGTCATCGACAACGCGGCCGACGAGGCGCTGGCAGGCTTCTGCAAGGCGATCAATGTGCGCGTGCACAGCGATGGCTCGATCTCGGTGGCGGACGATGGGCGCGGCATTCCGGTTGGCATCCATCCCGAGATGGGCGTGCCGACGGTCGAGGTGGTGTTCACGCAGCTGCACGCGGGCGGCAAGTTCAACAAGAAGGATGGCGGCGCCTACAGCTTCTCCGGCGGCCTGCACGGCGTCGGCGTCAGCGTGACCAACGCGCTGTCGACACGGCTCGAGGTGGTGGTCAAGCGCGACGGCGCCGAGAACCGCCTGGTGTTCGGCGACGGCTTCGTGGTCGAGCCGCTGGCGCAGATCAAGGAAATCGCCAAGAAGGCGACCGGTACCTTCGTGCGTGCCTGGCCCGACGCCAAGTATTTCGATTCGCCCAACATCCCGATGGGCGAACTCGAACATATCCTGCGCTCGAAAGCGGTGCTGCTGCCCGGCATCACGGTCAGCCTGACCATCGAGAAGCGCGATGGCAGCGAAGATGCCAAGAGCTGGTGCTACCCTGACGGCCTCGCCGGCTACCTGTCGGAGATGCTGGCCGAGCAGGAACTGGCGGTGCCGCTGTTCAAGGGCGAGAAATACGCCGGCAGCGATTCCGAAACCTTCGCGCCGGGTGAAGGCGCGTCCTGGGTGATCACCTGGACCGAAGAAGGCGGCATCTCGCGTGAATCCTACGTCAACCTGATCCCGACGCCGTCCGGCGGCACGCACGAGACAGGCCTGCGCGACGGCGTGTTCAACGCGATTAAGAGCTTCGTCGACATGCACAGCCTGCTGCCCAAGGGCGTCAAGCTGCTGCCGGAAGACGTGTTCGCACGGGCGTCCTTCGTGCTGTCGGCCAAGGTGCTCGACCCGCAGTTCCAGGGCCAGACCAAGGAGCGCCTGTCGAGCCGCGACGCGGTGCGTCTGGTATCGAGCATGCTCAAGGACCCGTTCGAGCTGTGGTTGAACGAGCACATCGAATACGGCAAGAAGCTCGCCGAGCTGGCCATCCGCCAGGCGCAGAGCCGCATGCGCGCAGCGCAGAAGGTGGTGAAGAAGAAGTCGTCGGGCGTCGCCGTGTTGCCGGGCAAGCTGACCGACTGCACTTCCGACGATACCTCGCGCACCGAGCTGTTCCTGGTCGAGGGCGACTCGGCCGGCGGTTCGGCCAAGCAGGGACGCGACAAGGATTTCCAGGCCATCCTGCCCTTGCGCGGCAAGGTGCTGAACAGCTGGGAAGTCGACAAGAACGAGCTGTTCGGCAACAACGAGATTCACGATATTGCCGTCGCCCTGGGGGTGGACCCGCATACCGTGGACGAGGTCGCCGACATCTCGGGCCTGCGCTACGGCAAGCTGCTGATCATGTCGGATGCCGACGTCGATGGCTCGCACATCCAGGTGCTGCTGTTGACCTTGTTCTACCGCCACTTCCCGCAGCTGATCAAGAATGGCCACATCTATATCGCACAGCCGCCGCTGTACCGCGTCGACGTGCCCGGCCAGGGCAAGAACAAGCCGCCGCGCAAGTATTACGCGCTCGATAACGGCGAGCTCGAGGCGATCGAGGACAAGCTGAGGCTGGAAAAGGTGCGCGAGGGCAGCTGGCAGATCTCGCGCTTCAAGGGCCTGGGCGAGATGAATGCGGAACAGCTGTTCGAGACCACGATGAGCCCGGACACGCGCCGCACGCTCAAGGTCAGCATCGAGGACGTGGCCGCCGACACGCGCCGCATCATGAACATGCTGATGGGCAAGGGCGAAGCATCGAGCCGCCGCGCGTGGCTGGAGCGCCACGGCAATGCGGCTGAGGGCGATATCTGATCTTGCCGGGCCGGCCGCACGAGTGCTGCGGCCAGCTGTGGCGCCATGCCTGGTCCGGCGTGACTTCAGCGACCCTTGTCCGGCCCGACTGGCAATTGGCCGAGCTCACCGAGCCGTTGCCTGAGCTGCTGCTTGATCGCCTGCTTGTTCTGCTGGACCTTCAGCAAGGCTTCGGTGTATTGCCCGCGCTCCTTGGCATCGGCGGCGCCGTTGCGCAAGGTCTCCAGTTCGTACACCTTGTCACGTTCGGCCTCCAGCGACGTCAGCAGGTCGCTGGCAAGCGGATCCTTGGCATCGTTGGTGTATTTGTTCAGCAGCTCCATTTCCGACTCTTCCTGCAGCTTGCCGCCAAACGGCTGGAAACCGTGTTGCTGCCGGTGCCCCTGAAAGTAGTAGAAGCCGGCGATCAGCGAGGTGCTGAGGATCAGCCCCGCCAGCTTGAGGATGAGCTTGGTGCGGCCGATATCGACCGAGCCCAGCCCGCTGCCCAGGTTGCCGCTCTCCGCCAGCTTGCCCAGCCCGGTCGGGGCTGGCGTGCCGGGGTTGATGCCGCGTTCGAGCGTGCTGGCCTGGCCCGCCGCCAGGCTCGCATCATAGACCCGGCGCCGGACCGGGTTGGATAGCAGCTCGTAGGCCTTGTCGAGTGCTGCCAGCTTCTGGTCCCGGTCAGGCCCGGGCAAGGTCTCACCGTAGCTGTGCTGGACTGCCTGGTAGGCAGCCTCGATCTCGGCTGATGTGGCGTGCTGTTCGATGCCGAGCATCGCATAGAGGGTCT
This window contains:
- the parE gene encoding DNA topoisomerase IV subunit B, with the protein product MSVQQYDESSVKVLKGLEPVKHRPGMYTRTENPLHIIQEVIDNAADEALAGFCKAINVRVHSDGSISVADDGRGIPVGIHPEMGVPTVEVVFTQLHAGGKFNKKDGGAYSFSGGLHGVGVSVTNALSTRLEVVVKRDGAENRLVFGDGFVVEPLAQIKEIAKKATGTFVRAWPDAKYFDSPNIPMGELEHILRSKAVLLPGITVSLTIEKRDGSEDAKSWCYPDGLAGYLSEMLAEQELAVPLFKGEKYAGSDSETFAPGEGASWVITWTEEGGISRESYVNLIPTPSGGTHETGLRDGVFNAIKSFVDMHSLLPKGVKLLPEDVFARASFVLSAKVLDPQFQGQTKERLSSRDAVRLVSSMLKDPFELWLNEHIEYGKKLAELAIRQAQSRMRAAQKVVKKKSSGVAVLPGKLTDCTSDDTSRTELFLVEGDSAGGSAKQGRDKDFQAILPLRGKVLNSWEVDKNELFGNNEIHDIAVALGVDPHTVDEVADISGLRYGKLLIMSDADVDGSHIQVLLLTLFYRHFPQLIKNGHIYIAQPPLYRVDVPGQGKNKPPRKYYALDNGELEAIEDKLRLEKVREGSWQISRFKGLGEMNAEQLFETTMSPDTRRTLKVSIEDVAADTRRIMNMLMGKGEASSRRAWLERHGNAAEGDI
- a CDS encoding J domain-containing protein — protein: MSSNKTLYAMLGIEQHATSAEIEAAYQAVQHSYGETLPGPDRDQKLAALDKAYELLSNPVRRRVYDASLAAGQASTLERGINPGTPAPTGLGKLAESGNLGSGLGSVDIGRTKLILKLAGLILSTSLIAGFYYFQGHRQQHGFQPFGGKLQEESEMELLNKYTNDAKDPLASDLLTSLEAERDKVYELETLRNGAADAKERGQYTEALLKVQQNKQAIKQQLRQRLGELGQLPVGPDKGR
- the glnK gene encoding P-II family nitrogen regulator, with amino-acid sequence MKLVTAIIKPFKLDEVREALSTIGVQGITVTEVKGFGRQKGHTELYRGAEYVVDFLPKVKIEAAVKDEILDQVIEAIEKSANTGKIGDGKIFVFDLQQVIRIRTGETGADAL
- the amt gene encoding ammonium transporter, which produces MKKLLATLALFGAMLAAPSWADDVKPADTAPAATAAAPAAAPVAAPATEVKPADTAAPAAATAAPAVAAPAPVPNKGDNAWLIVAAALVILMSIPGLALFYGGLVRSKNMLSVLMQVFSVFSLISLLWVVYGYSVAFTEGNAYFGGFSKLLLKGITPDSVAATFTKGVVVSEFIYVVFQGAFAAITCGLIVGAFAERVKFSAVLLFCVLWFTFAYLPMAHIVWYWAGPDAYTTQAAADAATATAGLMFQKGALDFAGGTVVHINAAMAGLVGAYMVGKRVGYGKDAMTPHSLTMTMIGASLLWFGWFGFNAGSALEANGVAALAFVNTWVATAAAACAWLFAEWLLKGKPSLLGAASGAVAGLVAITPACGFVGVGGAIVIGLLAGAVCLWGVHGLKKLLGADDALDVFGVHGVGGILGALLTGVFASPDLGGTGVWDYVANAVTPNYSIAAQVKIQAMGVGLTLLWSGIVSVVAYKLVDIVIGLRVSEESEREGLDVTSHGEKAYNM